ATCTGGAAACCGAAATCCAGACGAATGCCGAAACGGTTTTAAAAGCCGCCGAACCCTTTATTGCTGAACAAGCCCAACAATGGGCGATGTTTTATCCCATCTGGCCCCAATTCCTGGGAGTCTGATTTATTGAAGGAAAGGTAATTATGCCCAAAGTTGAAAAACACAAAAGAGAAAACGATATTCTTCTCGGTTTTCTTGAACGCCCAGCACTGCAATGGCTGGCCAAAAACGCCCCCGCCTGGGTCACCCCAGACGTTCTAACCTATCTTGGGATTAGTGCTTCCGTACTGATCTTCATCAGTTACGTTCTCACCAACGTCAGTCCTCATTTCCTCTGGCTTGCCAGCTTCGGCTTTGCCCTGAACTGGTTGGGAGACAGCCTTGATGGCACCCTGGCTCGCTATCGCCATATGGAACGGCCCCGGTATGGTTTCCTGGTGGACCATTGGATTGACGCAATGAGCACCGTGTTGATCTTCCTCGGTCTTGGGCTTTCACCTTATGTCGACTTCAGAGCCGCCAGCCTGGGCGCCATTATGTATCTCCTTCTCTCAATCATGGTCTATCTGATCACTTATGTGACCGGTGTCTTCCAGATCACCAATGCCAAGATTGGCCCCACTGAGATCCGTGTTCTGGCAGTGCTCCTGAACACCTTTATCTTCTTCATCGGCAACCCCCTGCTAACGCTGCCCATTGTTGGCGAAATCAGCTTCTATACGCTGTTTGTAGCCCTGCTGACAATCGTCATGGCCATCTACTTCCTGGTCAACACCGGGATCCAGACTCGTCGCTTGAAACTTTTGGATGAGAAGCGGCTCGAGCGCAAACTCGCCAAAGAAGAAACTGAGAACAAGGCAAATAACGGGAACACGACCGCTGCCCCCGCAAGTGAAGGCTAACCGCAATCAATTCGTTCCGCCAAATTTCGGGATGATATAATCACCGCATGGTCAAACTGCTTCACTTTGCGGACGCGCATATCGACATGGCTAATTACGGTCGGCACGACCCGGAATCCGGGCTGCCGATGCGTGTGATGGATTTTCTCAAGTCCCTGGATGAAATCGTCCAGACGGCACTTGATGAGAAGGTAGATTTAGTAATCTTCGCCGGCGACGCTTATAAAGACCGCTCGCCGGCGCCCACCTTCCAGCGCGAGTGGGACCAGCGGATTATGAAACTTTCCCATGCTGGGATCACAACCATCCTGCTGACGGGTAACCATGATATCTCCCCCTCCACTGGGCGCGCCCATGCCATTCATGAATTTGAATCCCTGGGCGTCCCCTATGTTAAGGTGGTCAACAAACCCACCCTGCTGCTGCCGGATGATCTCGACGGCCTGCCCGTGCAGGTGCTCTGCATTCCCTGGCTATCACAGGTGGAATTTTATGATTTTGACAATTCGGACAATAACGCACCGAGTGAGATCAACAATTTCATCCAAAGTATCCTCAATCAGAAAATCGAAAATATCTCATCCGTCATCAATCCAGAACTTCCACTCCTCCTGGCTGCTCATGCTTCAGTGGAAGGCGTGGAATACGGCTATGAACGGCTGGCCAACATTTCCAAAGATTTCGTTCTGGATCGCGGGTTCGTCACCAACAAGGTCTTTGACTACACCGCTCTTGGTCACATTCATAAGGCCCAGGATTTGAACGAGGGCCATCATCCCCCTGCGATCTACCCCGGCTCGATTGAGCGGGTCGATTTTGGCGAAGAGAAGGAAAAGAAATTCTTCATTGTGGCTGATATTGAAAAAGGTCGTACCGAAGTGCACTGGAAAGAACTGAAGCACATCCGCCCCTTCATCACCCGCCAGGTGGAATTGAACGACCCCAATCAGGTCAGCGCCCAGATTAATGCCATCATGCCCTCTCCGGAACAGCTCAAGGATGCCATTGTGCGGATTATCCTCCAATACCCGGAAGCCTATGAGCCGTTGATCAATAACAACGAAATCCGAGCCCTTGGTGAATCGGCCTTTGAGTTCCAGTTGATCAAACGCCCCCAGCGTCAGTCCCGGGCCAGGCTGCCGGAAGGGGATTATGCCACCGAAAAATCCATGACTGAGCTGCTGGAGATTTACCTGAAGGCGACTGATAAGGAAATCTCAACCGATAAAATCGAAAGCCTGCAGAGCCTGGCACAAGATATCATCCAGCCTTCGGATGACTAAATAATTGGTGGCAAGTCAATGCCTTCTGCTGCTTGACACTCCCCCTGATTCTCCGTATAATATCCTACGCATTCCTCGATAGCTCAATTGGCAGAGCGAGCGGCTGTTAACCGTTAGGTTCCAGGTTCGAGTCCTGGTCGAGGAGCTTATTTATTTAAACACCCAAACCATTCGACGATAATTGTGTTTGCATAGAATTATGCTATAATTAATTTCTGGGCCTGAGAGCCCACCCATTCATATTGAATATTCCTTGCCCCTGGTTTACGCCGGCCGGGGGTTTCTTTTTTTAACCCCCTCAACCCAACCCTATTCCACCCATTATCCAAAACCACCTTGACTTTCTTTTTTCAATGGAATAGACTCCTTATTGAAAATGATTTTCAATAAGGACAACTTATGGACTTGCAAACGAAATTAAACGAAGAAGGCATGCGTATGACCCGCCCACGGCAGGTGGTTCTCTCCATTCTGGAGAATACCAACGTGCCGCTCTCACCACAGACCATTCACCAACAGTCTCTCGAAGCCCACCAGGAAATTGGGCTGGTTTCGGTCTACCGGACCCTGGATATCCTGATGGAACTGGCTATGGTTCGCAAGGTGCACAGCGCGGATGGCTGTCACGGCTATGTCCTTGCCTCCCCGGGGCATCATCATCACCTGATCTGCCGGGAGTGTGACCAGGCAGTGGAGTTCAGCGGCGGAGAAGACCTTTCCAGCCTGGTGAACCGCATTCAAAAAGAAACCGGCTTCACCATCGACGGTCACATGCTGCAGCTCTATGGCCTCTGTCCAAATTGCCAACAAGAACAGAAAGAGGCGCTAGCAAATGTATAAACTTCAAAAATCCATCAAACCTCTAGTGCTTTTCACCCTGCTCGCGCTGGTAATCGTGCCTGTGCTCGGAGCTTGCCAATCCACCTCAACACCTGCCGCTCAGGACACAGACCAGGTCAACATCACGGTCAGCATCGTACCGCTTGCCTATTTTGCCGAACGGATCGGTGGTGACTGGGTCAACATCAATACGATGGTTGGCCCAGGGGAGGAACCTCACTCCTATGAACCGACCCCGGAACAGATGGTCGCCATCTCCGAATCTCCCGTTTTCTTCAGCATTGGCGTGGAATATGAAGATGTCTGGTTGCCAAAGTTCGAAGAGACCAATCCTGAAATGCTCGTTGTGGACACCTCGGAAGGCATCGACCGCATTCCCGTGGCCACCTCAATTGCCGAAGTCGGCGCTCAGACGGTCTCCGAAGACGACCATCATGACGAAGAAGGCGGGCTGGACCCGCATGTCTGGCTCTCACCCGAAAACGGTAAGATCATCGCCGAAAACATGCTGAACGGCCTGATTGCCATTGTCCCCGAACACGAAGCGAATTTTCAGAATAACTATGACGCGCTCATCGCCGATATTGACGCTCTGGATGCCCAAATTCAGGAAACGCTCGCAGATGATCAGAACCAATCCTTCATCGTCTTCCACCCCGCCTGGGGTTATTTCGCCAAACAATATGGCCTGCAACAAATTGCTGTTCAGGTCGGTGGGCAGGACCCCAGCGCCAGTGAACTGGCCGATCTGGTGGATATCGCCCGTGCCAGAGAAATAAAAGTGATCTTCTTGCAGCCTTCCTTCAACAGCGCCAGCGCTGAAGCGCTCGCGCAGGAAATCGACGGCACGGTTGCCGCTGCGGATCCTCTGGCCGAAGACTGGCTGGGAAACTTGAGCACAATTGCCAACGCTTTAGCCGAATCCTTTGGTCAGCAGTAGAATTAGAGTATTCAGAATATTGGTTAGAAACGAGTGATGCTATGACAACCCGTCCCCCACAAGCCATCCCCCTGGTCGATATCCGGGACCTTTCGGCTGGCTATAATGACGAAATGGTCCTGAAGGACATCAGCCTGACCGTTGAATCGGA
This Chloroflexota bacterium DNA region includes the following protein-coding sequences:
- a CDS encoding CDP-alcohol phosphatidyltransferase family protein; translated protein: MPKVEKHKRENDILLGFLERPALQWLAKNAPAWVTPDVLTYLGISASVLIFISYVLTNVSPHFLWLASFGFALNWLGDSLDGTLARYRHMERPRYGFLVDHWIDAMSTVLIFLGLGLSPYVDFRAASLGAIMYLLLSIMVYLITYVTGVFQITNAKIGPTEIRVLAVLLNTFIFFIGNPLLTLPIVGEISFYTLFVALLTIVMAIYFLVNTGIQTRRLKLLDEKRLERKLAKEETENKANNGNTTAAPASEG
- a CDS encoding exonuclease SbcCD subunit D produces the protein MVKLLHFADAHIDMANYGRHDPESGLPMRVMDFLKSLDEIVQTALDEKVDLVIFAGDAYKDRSPAPTFQREWDQRIMKLSHAGITTILLTGNHDISPSTGRAHAIHEFESLGVPYVKVVNKPTLLLPDDLDGLPVQVLCIPWLSQVEFYDFDNSDNNAPSEINNFIQSILNQKIENISSVINPELPLLLAAHASVEGVEYGYERLANISKDFVLDRGFVTNKVFDYTALGHIHKAQDLNEGHHPPAIYPGSIERVDFGEEKEKKFFIVADIEKGRTEVHWKELKHIRPFITRQVELNDPNQVSAQINAIMPSPEQLKDAIVRIILQYPEAYEPLINNNEIRALGESAFEFQLIKRPQRQSRARLPEGDYATEKSMTELLEIYLKATDKEISTDKIESLQSLAQDIIQPSDD
- a CDS encoding transcriptional repressor; translation: MDLQTKLNEEGMRMTRPRQVVLSILENTNVPLSPQTIHQQSLEAHQEIGLVSVYRTLDILMELAMVRKVHSADGCHGYVLASPGHHHHLICRECDQAVEFSGGEDLSSLVNRIQKETGFTIDGHMLQLYGLCPNCQQEQKEALANV
- a CDS encoding zinc ABC transporter substrate-binding protein produces the protein MYKLQKSIKPLVLFTLLALVIVPVLGACQSTSTPAAQDTDQVNITVSIVPLAYFAERIGGDWVNINTMVGPGEEPHSYEPTPEQMVAISESPVFFSIGVEYEDVWLPKFEETNPEMLVVDTSEGIDRIPVATSIAEVGAQTVSEDDHHDEEGGLDPHVWLSPENGKIIAENMLNGLIAIVPEHEANFQNNYDALIADIDALDAQIQETLADDQNQSFIVFHPAWGYFAKQYGLQQIAVQVGGQDPSASELADLVDIARAREIKVIFLQPSFNSASAEALAQEIDGTVAAADPLAEDWLGNLSTIANALAESFGQQ